One genomic segment of Acetobacteroides hydrogenigenes includes these proteins:
- the ftcD gene encoding glutamate formimidoyltransferase yields MNLKLIECVPNFSEGNDMGIIKQITDEIESVEGVKLLDVDPGKATNRTVVTFVGTPDEVCEAAFRAAKRAKELIDMSKHQGAHPRFGATDVLPLIPVANITMEEVVEYARKLAKRMGDELQYPIYCYESAAFEPKRQNLAFCRSGEYEALPEKMTKPEWKPDFGPATFVPQTGATAVGARNFLIAVNFNLNTTSTRRANAIAFDVREKGRPVREGNPITGKKKLDENGKEIWTPGTLKGTKAIGWFIDEYGIAQVSMNITDINQTPLHLAFEEVKKRADERGLRVTGTEIVGLVPASVIMDAGKYFLAKQQRSAGIADEEIIKIAVKSMGLDELYPFDPQKKIIELMVKDQKKQLVDMTVTGFANETASESPAPGGGSIAAYMGALGAALGTMVANLSAHKPGWDDRWKEFSDVAEKGKAYMDQLLKMVDEDTNAFNRIMDALSLPKKTDEDKAARKKAIQDATKYAAEVPLKTMELCYNSMEVMLEMAEKGNPNSVSDAGVGAIAARGGVYGAYLNVCINAKGIEDLEFAKDLENRANVLLRKALELESEILNRVMAVISK; encoded by the coding sequence ATGAACCTAAAGCTGATTGAGTGCGTTCCCAACTTCTCCGAGGGGAACGATATGGGCATAATTAAGCAGATCACCGACGAAATTGAATCTGTAGAAGGCGTTAAGCTGCTTGACGTTGACCCTGGGAAGGCCACCAACCGTACGGTAGTAACCTTTGTAGGAACACCCGATGAGGTTTGCGAAGCCGCATTTAGGGCTGCAAAAAGGGCAAAGGAGCTTATTGATATGAGCAAGCATCAGGGCGCTCACCCACGTTTTGGTGCAACCGACGTGCTTCCGCTTATTCCTGTGGCCAACATAACTATGGAAGAAGTTGTAGAGTATGCCCGTAAGCTGGCCAAGCGCATGGGCGATGAGCTGCAATACCCCATTTACTGCTACGAAAGTGCTGCATTCGAGCCAAAACGCCAAAACCTGGCTTTTTGTCGCAGCGGCGAGTACGAGGCTCTTCCTGAAAAGATGACGAAACCGGAGTGGAAGCCTGATTTTGGGCCAGCAACGTTTGTTCCTCAAACAGGAGCAACTGCAGTTGGAGCACGTAACTTCCTAATCGCCGTTAACTTTAATCTGAATACAACCTCTACACGTCGTGCTAATGCCATTGCGTTTGACGTTCGCGAAAAAGGGCGCCCAGTCCGTGAGGGCAATCCTATTACAGGGAAAAAGAAGTTAGACGAAAACGGTAAGGAAATATGGACTCCGGGCACCCTAAAGGGTACCAAGGCCATCGGTTGGTTTATCGACGAGTATGGAATTGCTCAGGTATCGATGAACATTACTGACATCAACCAAACTCCGCTTCACCTTGCTTTCGAAGAGGTAAAGAAAAGGGCCGACGAGCGAGGCTTGCGTGTGACAGGAACCGAAATCGTAGGCCTAGTGCCAGCAAGCGTAATCATGGATGCTGGTAAGTACTTCCTTGCTAAGCAGCAGCGTTCTGCCGGTATCGCAGACGAAGAAATTATCAAGATTGCCGTTAAGTCAATGGGGCTCGATGAGCTTTATCCTTTTGATCCGCAAAAGAAAATCATCGAGCTTATGGTAAAGGATCAAAAGAAGCAGCTTGTTGATATGACCGTTACCGGCTTTGCCAACGAAACTGCGTCAGAGTCACCGGCTCCTGGTGGAGGATCTATTGCTGCTTATATGGGTGCTTTGGGTGCTGCCCTTGGTACAATGGTTGCAAACCTATCTGCCCATAAACCAGGTTGGGACGACAGATGGAAAGAGTTTTCTGATGTGGCAGAAAAGGGTAAAGCGTATATGGATCAGCTGTTAAAAATGGTTGATGAAGACACCAATGCCTTTAATCGCATTATGGACGCACTGTCTCTTCCTAAAAAGACAGATGAGGATAAGGCTGCGCGTAAGAAGGCTATACAGGATGCAACCAAGTATGCTGCTGAAGTACCTTTAAAAACAATGGAGTTGTGCTACAATTCGATGGAGGTTATGCTCGAAATGGCAGAAAAGGGTAACCCAAATTCAGTATCTGACGCAGGTGTTGGCGCTATTGCTGCTCGTGGGGGGGTATACGGAGCTTACCTCAATGTTTGTATAAACGCAAAAGGTATTGAAGATCTCGAATTTGCGAAGGATTTAGAAAATAGAGCTAACGTTTTATTAAGAAAAGCTTTAGAGTTAGAATCTGAAATTCTTAATAGGGTAATGGCTGTTATTAGCAAATAG
- a CDS encoding DUF4197 domain-containing protein, whose amino-acid sequence MKRALTIIAVAALLVSAQDVDAQTSKKKTRKVVKTTKATTTTKSSTSTAAPAGAATGTTAPTSASTSTTATSKSTLATGLSSILSLSNSDYSNGLKDALKIAASKSAESASMLDGFNKNLDIRIPFPKEAIAVKEYAVKLGLQYQVDIFEEKLNRAAEEAAKKAAPIFLAAIVNMSFADAAKIVTGDKNAATLYLRNTAGAELANQFKPVVADALSQVAITKYWKPLVDKYNKVAPFLAKEQVNADLEQYVTNKAVDGLFILVEKEEGKIRQEPAKYGSDLVKKIFGTTK is encoded by the coding sequence ATGAAGAGAGCACTGACGATTATTGCTGTGGCTGCACTGCTTGTGTCGGCACAAGATGTTGATGCACAAACATCGAAAAAGAAAACACGGAAGGTGGTAAAAACCACGAAGGCTACAACAACCACCAAAAGCAGCACATCAACAGCTGCACCCGCAGGTGCTGCTACCGGAACCACTGCGCCTACATCGGCGTCAACATCAACCACCGCTACATCCAAAAGTACGCTGGCTACGGGATTGTCGTCAATACTTTCCTTGTCGAATTCCGATTACTCGAATGGACTTAAGGATGCGCTGAAAATTGCCGCCTCAAAATCTGCCGAGTCGGCATCAATGCTCGACGGCTTCAATAAGAATCTCGATATTCGCATTCCCTTCCCCAAGGAGGCCATTGCTGTAAAAGAATATGCCGTAAAATTGGGGCTGCAGTACCAGGTCGATATTTTCGAGGAAAAGCTTAATCGTGCTGCCGAAGAAGCGGCCAAAAAGGCTGCTCCAATTTTCTTGGCTGCAATAGTCAACATGTCGTTTGCCGATGCGGCAAAGATTGTTACAGGCGATAAGAATGCCGCAACCCTTTACCTGCGCAACACCGCTGGGGCTGAGCTGGCCAACCAGTTTAAGCCAGTAGTAGCCGATGCCCTATCGCAGGTTGCCATCACAAAGTACTGGAAGCCGCTTGTCGACAAGTACAACAAGGTGGCGCCATTTTTGGCAAAGGAGCAGGTTAATGCTGATCTTGAACAGTACGTAACCAACAAGGCTGTCGATGGGCTCTTTATCTTGGTCGAAAAAGAGGAGGGCAAAATCCGTCAAGAGCCTGCTAAGTATGGCTCCGATTTGGTGAAAAAGATTTTTGGAACTACTAAATAA
- the hutI gene encoding imidazolonepropionase: MKLLVKNIKKLVQIEDMPKTWVAGSDMKELPSIDDAYLYIYDGLFADFGPMSSCPDHPDAEVVDATGCMVFPSFCDSHTHLVYAGSREIEYVDKIRGLSYEEIAKRGGGILNSAERLRAASEDELFESAMERINEIVSLGTGAVEVKSGYGLSTESELKMLRVIRRIRSESPITVKSTFLGAHAVPMEYRGRQSEYVDLIVKEMIPQVAAENLADYIDVFCDKGFFTVEETERMLEAAAKYGLRPKIHANELALSGGIQLGVKHSALSVDHLEFTGEEEIASLLDSTTMATLLPGAAFFLGMDYPPARKMIDAGLPVALASDYNPGSSPSGDMKFILSLACVKMRMVPEEAINAATINSAYAMGLSGTHGSISRGKIANFFITKPIPSYEYMPYAYTQKLVDRVFLNGKRI, encoded by the coding sequence ATGAAACTGTTAGTAAAGAACATAAAAAAGCTGGTTCAGATAGAGGATATGCCCAAAACTTGGGTGGCCGGAAGCGATATGAAGGAGCTTCCCTCTATAGATGATGCATACCTATATATATACGATGGCCTTTTTGCCGATTTCGGGCCGATGAGCAGCTGTCCCGATCATCCCGATGCCGAGGTGGTCGATGCCACGGGCTGCATGGTGTTCCCTTCGTTCTGCGACTCGCACACCCACCTGGTGTACGCCGGAAGCCGCGAGATAGAGTACGTCGATAAGATTCGCGGGCTCTCGTACGAGGAGATCGCCAAGCGGGGAGGCGGTATCCTGAACTCTGCCGAGCGCCTTCGTGCCGCATCGGAGGATGAGCTTTTTGAATCGGCCATGGAGCGCATCAACGAAATCGTTTCGTTGGGTACCGGAGCGGTAGAGGTGAAGAGCGGCTACGGCCTCTCAACCGAATCGGAGCTAAAGATGCTTCGCGTAATCCGCCGTATACGTTCCGAATCTCCCATTACGGTTAAGTCAACCTTCCTAGGCGCCCATGCGGTGCCAATGGAGTACCGTGGTCGCCAGTCGGAGTACGTCGATCTGATCGTTAAGGAGATGATTCCGCAGGTTGCCGCCGAGAACCTGGCCGACTACATCGATGTATTCTGCGATAAGGGCTTCTTTACTGTCGAAGAAACCGAGCGCATGCTCGAGGCTGCCGCAAAGTACGGCCTTCGACCTAAAATACACGCCAACGAGCTGGCGCTTTCGGGCGGCATACAGCTGGGCGTAAAGCATTCGGCCCTCTCGGTTGATCACCTCGAGTTTACCGGTGAGGAGGAGATTGCCTCGCTGCTCGATTCAACAACTATGGCTACACTACTACCGGGTGCCGCCTTCTTCTTGGGGATGGACTATCCACCTGCCCGTAAGATGATAGATGCAGGGCTGCCCGTAGCTCTTGCTTCCGACTACAATCCTGGTTCATCGCCTTCGGGAGATATGAAATTTATCTTAAGTTTGGCATGTGTAAAGATGCGGATGGTTCCCGAAGAGGCGATCAACGCAGCCACCATCAACTCGGCCTACGCAATGGGGCTAAGCGGTACGCATGGATCGATCTCTAGAGGAAAGATTGCCAACTTCTTTATCACAAAACCAATCCCATCGTACGAGTATATGCCCTATGCGTATACCCAGAAGCTGGTCGATAGGGTATTTTTAAACGGTAAAAGGATATAA
- a CDS encoding RluA family pseudouridine synthase has product MAVKPENIIYEDNHLLVYNKQVGDIVQGDKTGDMPLSEVVKAYIKERDAKPGNVFLGVTHRIDRPTTGVVIFAKTSKALERMNALFRDGGVDKTYWAIVKKAPEKDENMLVHHLSRNEKQNKSYVFDAPKSTTKEAKLRYKVICKSDNYSLVEVELLTGRHHQIRAQLSSIGSPIKGDLKYGFPRSNPDGGICLHARKVEFLHPVKKEKITIVAPVPDDALWQFFAKAVEKGV; this is encoded by the coding sequence ATGGCGGTTAAACCCGAAAATATTATTTACGAGGATAACCACCTGCTGGTGTACAACAAGCAGGTGGGCGATATCGTACAGGGCGATAAAACGGGCGACATGCCGCTCTCCGAGGTTGTAAAGGCCTACATTAAGGAGCGCGATGCCAAGCCCGGCAACGTATTTCTTGGCGTAACGCACCGCATCGACAGGCCAACCACCGGGGTGGTAATCTTTGCCAAAACCAGCAAAGCGCTAGAGCGTATGAATGCGCTGTTCCGCGATGGCGGCGTCGATAAAACCTACTGGGCTATCGTTAAGAAGGCTCCCGAAAAGGATGAGAATATGCTGGTGCACCACCTCTCGCGCAACGAGAAGCAGAACAAGAGCTACGTTTTCGACGCGCCCAAGTCTACCACCAAGGAGGCCAAGCTGCGGTACAAGGTTATCTGCAAGAGCGACAACTACTCGTTGGTTGAGGTGGAGCTCCTAACGGGGCGTCACCACCAGATTCGCGCTCAGCTCTCCAGCATCGGCTCGCCCATCAAGGGCGATCTGAAGTACGGCTTTCCCCGCTCGAACCCCGATGGCGGTATCTGCCTGCATGCCCGTAAGGTGGAGTTCCTCCATCCAGTAAAGAAGGAGAAGATCACCATCGTTGCCCCCGTCCCCGACGATGCGCTGTGGCAGTTCTTCGCAAAAGCAGTAGAAAAAGGCGTTTAA
- the panB gene encoding 3-methyl-2-oxobutanoate hydroxymethyltransferase has translation MSVESNVRVVTTHRLMEMKAKGEKIAMLTAYDYSMARILDAAGIDVLLVGDSASNVMAGHKSTVPITLDQMIYHAQSVVRAVKRALVVVDLPFGTYQGNSKEALASAIRIMKESEADAVKMEGGAEVIESVQRILSAGIPVMGHLGLTPQSIHKFGTYTVRAREKEEADKLIQDAHLLEVAGCFSVVLEKIPAALATQVASELKIPIIGIGAGNGVDGQVLVSHDMMGITHEFSPRFLRRYLNLFEEMKEATEAYIKDVKSRDFPNENEQY, from the coding sequence ATGTCAGTAGAAAGCAACGTAAGGGTGGTAACCACCCATCGTCTTATGGAGATGAAGGCAAAGGGAGAGAAGATCGCAATGCTTACCGCCTACGACTACTCTATGGCCCGAATCCTTGATGCTGCCGGCATCGATGTTCTTCTCGTTGGAGATTCGGCATCGAACGTAATGGCTGGTCACAAATCCACCGTACCCATTACGCTCGATCAAATGATATACCATGCGCAGTCGGTTGTTCGTGCCGTAAAGCGTGCCCTTGTAGTGGTTGACCTCCCTTTCGGAACCTACCAGGGTAACTCGAAGGAGGCGCTGGCCTCTGCCATTCGCATTATGAAGGAGAGCGAGGCCGATGCCGTTAAGATGGAGGGTGGCGCCGAGGTTATAGAATCGGTTCAGCGTATCCTTTCGGCCGGAATCCCCGTAATGGGGCACCTTGGCCTTACCCCTCAGTCCATCCATAAGTTTGGCACCTACACCGTTCGTGCCAGGGAGAAGGAAGAGGCCGATAAGCTAATCCAGGATGCCCACCTGTTGGAGGTTGCCGGATGCTTCTCGGTTGTGCTGGAAAAGATTCCTGCGGCTCTTGCCACCCAGGTTGCCAGCGAGCTGAAGATTCCGATCATCGGCATTGGAGCCGGTAACGGCGTCGATGGGCAGGTGCTGGTGTCGCACGATATGATGGGCATCACCCACGAGTTCTCGCCCCGATTCCTTCGCCGCTACCTGAACCTTTTCGAGGAGATGAAGGAGGCCACCGAGGCCTACATCAAGGACGTAAAGAGCCGCGATTTTCCTAACGAAAACGAGCAGTACTAG
- a CDS encoding thiamine diphosphokinase — protein sequence MIESDVTVILADGQFPAHPIPLAILRRARMVICCDGAAQKLIGSGIRMPDYVVGDLDSLNMELLDRLGDKVVRIESQESNDLTKAFELALSMNSEKIVILGATGLREDHTLGNISLLSRYAENADVLMYTDYGRFMAIYETTTIPSHKGQQVSLFSLTPNTPISYKGLKWDITERPLLSWWEGTLNEALGDSFTVIFEGGRVLVYQAYMQKV from the coding sequence ATGATAGAATCTGATGTAACCGTAATCCTTGCCGATGGTCAATTTCCTGCCCATCCTATACCTTTGGCGATTCTTCGTAGAGCGCGGATGGTTATCTGCTGCGATGGTGCAGCCCAAAAGCTCATAGGAAGCGGCATTCGAATGCCCGACTATGTCGTTGGCGATCTCGACTCGCTTAATATGGAGCTGCTCGATAGGCTGGGCGATAAGGTTGTAAGAATAGAATCGCAGGAATCGAACGATTTGACCAAGGCCTTTGAACTTGCACTGTCGATGAATTCTGAGAAGATCGTTATCCTAGGTGCAACAGGGCTTCGCGAGGACCATACCCTAGGGAATATCTCGCTGCTTTCGCGGTATGCCGAAAATGCCGACGTGCTCATGTACACCGACTACGGCCGCTTTATGGCGATATATGAAACGACAACCATTCCCAGCCATAAAGGGCAACAGGTGTCGCTGTTTTCGCTAACCCCCAATACTCCTATAAGCTATAAGGGGCTAAAGTGGGATATCACGGAGCGGCCGCTGCTCTCGTGGTGGGAGGGGACGCTTAACGAGGCGTTAGGCGATAGCTTCACCGTAATTTTCGAAGGAGGAAGGGTGCTGGTGTATCAGGCGTACATGCAGAAGGTTTGA
- the pnuC gene encoding nicotinamide riboside transporter PnuC, whose translation MLAWIIANYVELIGATLGLLFLYLEIKENVWLWPVGLLSSAFYVAIFFSAKFYADMGLQLYYVLISIYGWYRWWRGSGEGEPDNLPIVRLNGRLAVALSLIATLLFFGIAEILKRYTDSPVPYWDSFTTSLGIVATWMLAKKIIDMWWIWVIANFVSLCLYYWKGLYPSVVLFFFYTVMSVVGYYSWRKRLAEQQVAYDRI comes from the coding sequence ATGCTCGCTTGGATAATCGCCAACTATGTAGAGCTGATAGGAGCCACTTTAGGCCTATTATTTCTTTACCTCGAGATTAAGGAAAACGTATGGCTATGGCCCGTAGGGTTGCTCTCGTCGGCGTTCTATGTGGCGATATTTTTCTCTGCAAAGTTCTATGCCGATATGGGCTTGCAGCTGTACTATGTGCTTATTAGCATTTATGGATGGTACAGGTGGTGGCGAGGATCGGGCGAGGGCGAGCCGGACAATTTACCTATAGTTCGGCTTAACGGTCGTTTGGCGGTTGCGCTATCTCTGATAGCTACGCTGCTCTTTTTTGGCATCGCCGAAATCCTTAAGCGTTATACCGACTCTCCCGTGCCTTACTGGGATTCGTTTACCACCTCGTTGGGCATAGTAGCTACCTGGATGCTGGCAAAAAAGATCATCGATATGTGGTGGATTTGGGTAATTGCTAACTTTGTATCGCTATGCCTCTACTACTGGAAGGGGCTTTACCCATCGGTGGTCCTGTTTTTCTTCTACACCGTGATGTCAGTTGTTGGCTACTACTCGTGGAGGAAAAGGCTTGCCGAGCAACAAGTAGCATATGATAGAATCTGA
- a CDS encoding TonB-dependent receptor, protein MRKLSVFLVVLFVVSALFSWANGGGGKTISGTVQGVDGAPLVGSTITLVGSGRGTTTNEKGFYRLTGIRDGAYTLRASYIGYKTKEVKVDVKDNVTLNITLEAQSVLGSEVVVSAIRASKRTPMAFTDLKAYEIKKQNTGGDVAQIFELTPSFVATTESGIGIGNTAFSIRGTDASRINITVDGFPINDPESQQVFFVNMPDITSSASSVQIQRGVGTSTNGSGAFGATVNFQTGALSSEPYAELNNYLGSYSSWRSNALLGTGIINNRFSFDARISRAKSDGYMDRATSDHKSAQVSGTYYGDRSTLKASVIYGEEHTGISWTGVPSSVIDTNRTYNPEGIYYDSKGVRRIYDNQTDNYKQTHYLVNYTNKLTEKMTLNLGFFFTHGEGYYDNYKDDAKFSKYGLPTITVDNVLRKKSDFIVQKWLDNDNVGSTYSFVYAPVESLCFTLGGSVSRFTNDHFGKIKWAEFNHGIPADYEWYRSKSTKDDANTYLKATWQATSQLSFFGDVQYRYVNYRMKGLDDDMTNISQNHRFDFWNPKFGAYYTLNDQNSLFASVSVAHREPTRSDYTDGIKSDKGLTPERLIDYELGYKYAGSGLSLGANLYYMQYKDQLVLTGKLNNVGYPIRENAPKSYRTGVELMAAVKILDNLKWEGNLTLSQNKIKNFTYSVELYDNQNDWNFVKMNEYNLGTTSISFSPNVIGSSMFTFEPLKGFRVDLTTKYVGEQYYDNSQSEKRKLNAYLVNSLRAGYDFSIVGLKNIILQVGVNNLFNEKYIANAWIYRAEFQDNSEYIEDGLFPQATRNYWCRLALRF, encoded by the coding sequence ATGCGCAAGCTAAGCGTGTTTTTAGTAGTGCTCTTTGTGGTTAGCGCCCTATTCTCGTGGGCTAACGGCGGAGGAGGAAAAACTATTTCTGGAACCGTTCAGGGAGTCGATGGGGCTCCGCTTGTAGGTTCAACCATCACCCTTGTTGGGTCGGGTAGGGGAACTACCACCAACGAAAAGGGTTTTTACAGGTTAACGGGTATCCGCGACGGGGCGTACACCTTAAGGGCAAGCTATATCGGCTATAAGACCAAGGAGGTAAAGGTTGATGTTAAGGATAACGTAACGCTAAACATTACGCTCGAAGCCCAAAGCGTGCTGGGCAGCGAGGTGGTGGTATCGGCCATCCGCGCATCGAAGCGTACCCCAATGGCCTTTACCGATCTTAAGGCATACGAAATCAAGAAGCAGAACACTGGGGGCGATGTGGCGCAGATCTTCGAGCTAACGCCATCGTTCGTGGCCACCACCGAGAGCGGTATCGGCATTGGCAACACCGCCTTCAGCATCCGCGGTACCGATGCTTCGCGCATCAACATCACCGTAGATGGTTTCCCTATTAACGACCCCGAGTCGCAGCAGGTCTTCTTCGTAAACATGCCCGACATTACCTCGTCGGCCAGCAGCGTGCAGATACAGCGCGGCGTGGGAACATCTACCAATGGATCGGGAGCCTTTGGTGCAACGGTTAACTTCCAAACCGGGGCGCTAAGCAGCGAGCCTTATGCTGAGCTTAACAACTATTTGGGATCGTATAGCTCGTGGCGAAGCAATGCCCTGCTTGGAACAGGCATCATCAACAACCGTTTCAGCTTCGATGCGCGCATCTCGCGCGCCAAGAGCGATGGCTACATGGATAGGGCTACCTCCGATCACAAGTCGGCACAGGTTTCGGGTACCTACTATGGCGATAGAAGTACCCTGAAGGCAAGCGTGATTTATGGTGAGGAGCATACCGGTATCAGCTGGACTGGCGTGCCCAGCAGCGTTATCGACACCAACCGTACCTACAACCCCGAGGGTATCTACTACGATAGCAAGGGCGTTCGCCGCATATACGATAACCAAACCGATAACTACAAGCAGACGCACTATTTGGTAAACTATACCAACAAGCTAACCGAAAAGATGACGCTCAACCTTGGCTTCTTCTTTACCCACGGCGAGGGGTACTACGACAACTATAAGGATGATGCCAAGTTCTCGAAGTACGGTTTGCCAACCATTACGGTAGATAACGTGCTCCGCAAGAAGAGCGACTTCATCGTGCAGAAGTGGCTGGACAACGACAACGTCGGATCGACCTACTCGTTTGTATATGCTCCGGTAGAATCGCTATGCTTTACGCTTGGTGGCTCGGTAAGCCGCTTTACCAACGATCACTTTGGGAAGATTAAGTGGGCGGAGTTCAACCATGGTATTCCTGCCGACTACGAGTGGTACCGTAGCAAGTCTACTAAGGATGATGCCAACACCTACCTGAAGGCAACCTGGCAGGCTACAAGCCAGCTCAGCTTCTTTGGCGATGTTCAGTACCGCTACGTGAACTATAGAATGAAGGGCTTAGACGATGACATGACCAATATTTCGCAGAATCACCGCTTCGACTTCTGGAATCCTAAGTTTGGTGCATACTACACCCTCAACGATCAGAATAGCCTTTTTGCATCGGTGTCGGTTGCCCATCGCGAGCCTACCCGCAGCGACTATACCGATGGTATTAAGTCGGATAAGGGTTTAACCCCCGAGCGTTTGATCGACTATGAGCTGGGCTATAAGTATGCAGGTAGTGGGCTAAGCCTCGGAGCAAACCTCTACTACATGCAGTATAAGGATCAGCTTGTGCTTACCGGAAAGCTTAACAATGTAGGCTACCCAATTCGCGAGAATGCTCCAAAGAGCTACCGTACGGGTGTGGAACTTATGGCTGCAGTTAAGATTCTTGATAACCTAAAGTGGGAGGGAAACCTAACGCTGAGCCAGAACAAGATTAAGAACTTTACCTACTCGGTGGAGCTGTACGACAACCAAAACGATTGGAATTTCGTAAAGATGAATGAGTACAACCTAGGAACAACCAGCATCTCGTTCTCTCCAAATGTAATTGGATCGAGCATGTTTACCTTCGAGCCGCTAAAGGGCTTTCGGGTTGATTTAACCACCAAGTACGTAGGCGAGCAGTACTACGACAACTCGCAGAGCGAGAAAAGAAAGTTGAACGCTTACCTTGTAAACAGTTTACGTGCAGGATACGATTTTTCGATCGTTGGACTTAAGAATATTATCTTGCAGGTAGGCGTAAACAACCTCTTCAACGAGAAGTATATCGCCAATGCTTGGATTTACAGGGCCGAGTTTCAGGACAACTCAGAGTATATCGAGGATGGTCTGTTCCCTCAGGCAACCCGTAACTACTGGTGCCGTTTGGCGTTGAGGTTCTAA
- a CDS encoding glycosyltransferase family 39 protein, protein MISSKIKNFTSQYWILLLLVSIKFVLQFTLVNQVYELHRDEFLYLDQAKHLDFGFICVPPLTSLFSSIIYLFGGGLFWVRFVPSLFGALTIVFTWLIVEAIGGSLLSRILAGCAILFSVLVRLNILFQPNAFDILAWTMAFYFLIKYVKTDKSKWIYGLSAVIALGIYNKYTLVFLLFGLAVAILLTEQRRLLVGASVWKAIGLLVVLLLPNILWQVAHHFPAVEHMKALKSTQLDNNSSLSFLKEQLMYLSGSLALAVAGLVAFACFKPFKPYRFVGISIVVILSLYAILKAKGYYAVGLYPVLLAFGSVYLERILSLKWNRIVIPLLAGCNLAVFILTAELIYPISTPLAISQNPTAFEKMGMLRWEDGKNHELPQDFADMVGWREMADKSLKAYRMIPEGERRNTLVFCDNYGQTGALNYYNRGAMAEAYAFNADYIFWLPRLDTIKNIVLVGNQPSAEVAAMFREVKCVGEVDSRFAREKGTGIYLLTGANAQFTQAFYAMADRRIKTFDIF, encoded by the coding sequence ATGATTTCATCAAAGATCAAGAACTTTACTAGTCAATACTGGATATTGCTGCTGCTGGTTTCGATAAAGTTTGTTCTGCAATTTACGCTGGTTAATCAGGTTTACGAGCTACATCGCGATGAGTTCTTGTACCTCGATCAAGCCAAGCACCTCGATTTTGGGTTTATCTGCGTTCCCCCGCTTACGTCGTTGTTTTCTTCCATTATTTACTTGTTTGGCGGAGGCCTGTTTTGGGTGCGCTTCGTTCCATCGCTCTTTGGTGCGCTAACCATCGTCTTTACCTGGCTTATTGTTGAGGCGATAGGCGGAAGCCTATTGTCGCGGATTCTTGCGGGATGCGCCATACTCTTCTCGGTTTTGGTACGGCTGAATATCCTGTTCCAGCCTAATGCTTTCGATATTTTGGCATGGACAATGGCCTTCTATTTTCTTATTAAGTACGTTAAAACCGATAAGTCGAAGTGGATTTACGGCCTATCAGCCGTTATTGCACTGGGGATTTACAATAAGTACACCCTCGTATTCCTGCTTTTTGGGCTAGCTGTTGCCATTCTGCTAACCGAACAGCGAAGGTTGTTGGTAGGCGCTTCGGTATGGAAGGCTATTGGGCTCCTGGTGGTTCTTTTGCTGCCCAACATTCTTTGGCAGGTTGCCCATCATTTCCCCGCCGTCGAGCATATGAAGGCGCTGAAATCTACCCAACTCGACAATAACTCGTCCTTGAGTTTTTTAAAGGAGCAGCTGATGTACCTGTCTGGCTCGTTGGCTTTGGCGGTTGCTGGGTTGGTTGCGTTTGCCTGCTTTAAGCCATTTAAGCCGTATCGGTTTGTTGGGATTAGCATTGTTGTGATTCTCTCGCTCTATGCCATCCTAAAAGCAAAAGGGTACTACGCCGTTGGATTGTATCCGGTGCTGCTGGCTTTCGGCAGCGTTTATCTGGAGCGTATCCTATCGCTAAAATGGAATCGGATTGTTATCCCATTGCTGGCTGGCTGCAATCTTGCTGTTTTTATTTTGACCGCTGAACTTATCTATCCTATATCAACACCATTGGCGATATCCCAAAATCCGACAGCCTTCGAAAAGATGGGCATGCTCCGCTGGGAGGATGGCAAGAACCATGAGCTGCCCCAAGATTTTGCCGATATGGTTGGTTGGCGCGAGATGGCCGATAAGTCGCTAAAGGCCTACCGGATGATTCCCGAAGGGGAGAGGCGGAATACCCTTGTCTTTTGCGACAACTACGGGCAAACTGGTGCGCTAAACTACTACAATAGGGGTGCGATGGCAGAGGCCTACGCCTTTAATGCCGACTACATCTTCTGGCTGCCACGCCTTGATACCATAAAAAACATTGTTTTGGTGGGGAATCAGCCAAGTGCGGAGGTGGCCGCGATGTTTCGGGAGGTGAAGTGTGTTGGAGAGGTTGATAGTAGGTTTGCGCGCGAGAAGGGAACCGGCATCTACCTGCTGACTGGCGCCAATGCCCAGTTTACGCAGGCGTTTTACGCAATGGCGGATAGGCGTATCAAGACGTTTGATATATTTTAG